A single Paraburkholderia sp. D15 DNA region contains:
- a CDS encoding VOC family protein: protein MPSPVLRVARPTNDLQRLADFYTRGLGFDVLAHFEDHAGFDGVIVGRRGFPWHLEFTHQHGVTVDRAPTTEHLLVLYLPEPDEWRAALDRLAAFGVTPCESENPYWDRQGETFEDPDGYRIVLQNTAWER, encoded by the coding sequence ATGCCGTCGCCCGTTCTCCGCGTTGCCCGCCCGACCAACGATCTGCAACGGCTCGCCGACTTCTATACCCGTGGCCTCGGTTTCGACGTGCTCGCGCATTTCGAGGACCACGCGGGTTTCGACGGCGTCATCGTCGGACGGCGCGGCTTTCCGTGGCACCTCGAATTCACGCATCAGCACGGCGTCACCGTCGATCGTGCGCCGACCACTGAGCACCTTCTCGTTTTATACCTGCCCGAACCCGACGAATGGCGCGCGGCGCTCGACCGGCTTGCCGCGTTCGGCGTGACGCCGTGCGAATCGGAAAACCCGTATTGGGACCGTCAAGGTGAAACGTTCGAAGACCCCGACGGCTACCGGATCGTGTTGCAAAACACCGCGTGGGAGCGATGA
- the glgA gene encoding glycogen synthase GlgA, with translation MPLNVLLVASEAVPLAKSGGLGDMVSAYAAALRDAGVDVSILMPAYPDALERALELTPIARMTGLPGGDARLLRARMPDSGVTVLLLQMDHLFAREGLYRDPQGRDYLDNLTRFASLAAAATRIARGVRNLKRPDIVHAHDWHAGLTPLYMRLAGVAAKSVFTIHNLAFQGNHPLAMGGWIGVPSDLLVPALTDERSIEFYGTLSMMKAGIVHADRVSTVSRRYAREILTPRFGHGMEGVLQAQSNKLSGIVNGIDTAVWNPATDPHIARNYSAADTAGKQACKRELQQAFGLARDPFAPLVAIGSRLTEQKLADVVARALPVLLERHPRLQFAILGQGEPALEQALRDLAAAWPGRVGVQIGYDERRAHMLHAGADMLLHGSRFEPCGLTQLYAMRYGTIPVASRVGGLADTIVDYLPSEVFDPRDMQDVREMRGEDGATGFLFDGERVADVVHALGRALAAFLQPASWHALQRNAMSRDFGWEASSANYLELYAELVEARPAARDTRVRKTSVRARTAAAGATRRARADEGFNAGVGELVRSA, from the coding sequence TTGCCGCTCAACGTTCTACTCGTCGCTTCCGAAGCCGTGCCGCTCGCCAAGTCCGGCGGCCTCGGCGACATGGTCAGCGCCTACGCCGCCGCCTTGCGCGATGCCGGCGTCGATGTTTCGATCCTGATGCCCGCCTATCCCGACGCGCTCGAACGCGCGCTCGAGCTCACGCCCATCGCCCGCATGACCGGCCTGCCCGGCGGCGACGCCCGGCTGTTGCGCGCGCGCATGCCCGACTCCGGCGTCACGGTGCTGTTGCTGCAGATGGATCATCTATTCGCGCGCGAAGGGCTGTACCGCGATCCGCAGGGCCGCGACTATCTCGACAACCTGACGCGCTTCGCGTCGCTGGCGGCGGCCGCGACCCGCATCGCGCGCGGCGTGCGCAACCTGAAGCGCCCCGACATCGTGCACGCGCACGATTGGCATGCAGGGCTGACGCCGCTGTACATGCGCCTCGCGGGCGTCGCCGCGAAAAGCGTGTTCACGATTCACAACCTCGCATTCCAGGGCAACCATCCGCTCGCGATGGGCGGCTGGATCGGCGTGCCGTCCGACCTGCTGGTGCCGGCCCTCACCGACGAGCGCAGCATCGAGTTCTACGGCACGCTGAGCATGATGAAGGCGGGCATCGTGCACGCCGACCGCGTGAGCACGGTCAGCCGGCGCTACGCGCGCGAGATTCTGACGCCGCGTTTCGGCCACGGCATGGAAGGCGTGCTGCAGGCGCAGTCGAACAAGCTGTCGGGCATCGTCAACGGCATCGATACGGCCGTGTGGAATCCGGCCACCGATCCGCATATCGCCCGCAATTATTCCGCCGCCGACACCGCCGGCAAGCAGGCCTGCAAGCGCGAGCTGCAGCAGGCCTTCGGCCTCGCGCGCGATCCGTTCGCGCCGCTGGTGGCGATCGGCAGCCGTCTCACCGAACAGAAACTCGCCGATGTGGTGGCGCGGGCGCTGCCCGTGCTGCTCGAACGGCATCCGCGTTTGCAGTTCGCGATTCTCGGCCAGGGCGAGCCGGCGCTCGAACAGGCGCTGCGCGATCTGGCGGCGGCCTGGCCCGGCCGCGTCGGTGTGCAGATCGGTTACGACGAACGGCGCGCGCATATGCTGCATGCCGGCGCGGACATGCTGCTGCACGGCAGCCGCTTCGAACCCTGCGGACTGACCCAGCTCTATGCGATGCGCTACGGCACGATTCCGGTGGCCTCGCGCGTGGGTGGGCTGGCGGACACGATCGTCGACTATCTGCCGAGCGAGGTGTTCGATCCGCGCGACATGCAGGACGTGCGCGAGATGCGCGGCGAAGACGGCGCGACCGGTTTTCTGTTCGACGGCGAACGGGTGGCGGACGTGGTGCATGCGCTCGGCCGCGCATTGGCCGCGTTCCTGCAACCGGCGTCGTGGCATGCATTGCAGCGCAACGCGATGAGCCGCGACTTCGGCTGGGAAGCGTCGAGCGCGAACTATCTGGAACTCTACGCGGAACTGGTCGAGGCACGCCCGGCCGCCCGCGACACGCGGGTGCGCAAGACGTCGGTGCGGGCCCGGACGGCCGCTGCGGGCGCGACGCGACGCGCTCGCGCGGATGAGGGTTTTAACGCCGGTGTCGGAGAACTGGTGCGCAGTGCGTGA
- a CDS encoding sodium:solute symporter, whose translation MSALVIIAAVTLFALYLGVRARRGHDMSLEQWTVGGRSFGTAFVFLLMAGEIYTTFTFLGGSGFAYGKGAPVYYILAYGTLAYIISYWMLPPIWRYAKNHRLVSQPHFFAHKYDSPVLGALVALVGVAALIPYLVLQLKGLGIIVATASYGAISSTTAIWIGACVVTAYVTVSGVRGSAWNSVVKDLLILAIVLFLGIYMPLHYYGGFSDMFRAIDAARPGFLTFPAKGSSVFWFQSTVLLTALGFFMWPHSFGSIFTAKDERIFRRNAIVLPLYQLILLFVFFVGFAATLKVPGLKGGDIDLSLFRLSLQTFDPWFVGVIGGAGILTALVPGSMILTSASTLLANDVYRGVLSRNAPDATVATLARLLVPVVALVAVGFTLHGGETIVALLLMGYSFVTQLFPAVICSLLPRNRATKQGAFCGILAGVAVVALTTTLHLGIGQLMPFLPDALKDINIGFLALAVNVIVFALVSALTQPRPVEQTHAPVH comes from the coding sequence ATGAGCGCCCTCGTCATCATTGCGGCAGTCACGCTGTTCGCGCTGTACCTCGGCGTACGCGCGCGGCGCGGCCACGACATGAGCCTCGAACAATGGACGGTGGGCGGCCGCAGTTTCGGCACCGCGTTCGTGTTCCTGCTGATGGCGGGCGAGATCTACACCACCTTCACCTTCCTCGGCGGCAGCGGCTTCGCGTACGGCAAGGGCGCGCCGGTCTACTACATCCTCGCGTACGGCACGCTGGCGTACATCATCTCGTACTGGATGCTGCCGCCCATCTGGCGCTACGCGAAAAATCACCGCCTCGTCTCGCAGCCGCACTTCTTCGCGCACAAGTACGACAGCCCGGTGCTCGGCGCGCTGGTCGCGCTGGTGGGGGTGGCCGCGCTGATTCCGTACCTCGTGCTGCAACTGAAGGGGCTCGGCATCATCGTCGCGACCGCATCGTACGGCGCGATTTCGTCGACCACCGCGATCTGGATCGGCGCCTGCGTCGTGACCGCCTACGTGACCGTGTCCGGCGTGCGCGGCTCGGCCTGGAACTCGGTGGTGAAGGATCTGCTGATCCTCGCGATCGTGCTGTTCCTCGGTATCTATATGCCGCTGCATTACTACGGCGGCTTCAGCGACATGTTCCGCGCGATCGACGCCGCCCGCCCCGGCTTCCTCACCTTCCCGGCCAAGGGTTCGAGCGTGTTCTGGTTCCAGTCGACGGTGCTGCTGACCGCGCTCGGCTTCTTCATGTGGCCGCACTCGTTCGGCTCGATCTTCACCGCGAAGGACGAGCGCATCTTCCGCCGCAACGCGATCGTGCTGCCGCTGTACCAGCTGATCCTGCTGTTCGTGTTCTTCGTCGGCTTTGCCGCGACGCTGAAGGTGCCCGGTCTGAAGGGCGGCGACATCGACCTGTCGCTGTTCCGCCTGTCGTTGCAGACCTTCGACCCGTGGTTCGTCGGCGTGATCGGCGGGGCCGGCATTCTGACCGCGCTGGTGCCGGGCTCGATGATCCTGACCTCCGCCTCCACGCTGCTCGCCAACGACGTCTATCGCGGCGTGCTGAGCCGCAACGCGCCGGACGCGACGGTGGCCACCCTCGCCCGCCTGCTGGTGCCGGTGGTCGCGCTGGTGGCGGTCGGCTTCACGCTGCATGGCGGCGAGACTATCGTGGCGTTGCTGCTGATGGGTTACAGCTTCGTGACGCAGCTGTTCCCGGCGGTGATCTGCAGCCTGCTGCCGCGCAACCGCGCGACCAAACAGGGCGCGTTCTGCGGGATTCTGGCGGGCGTGGCGGTGGTCGCGCTCACCACCACCCTGCATCTGGGCATCGGCCAGTTGATGCCGTTCCTGCCCGACGCGCTCAAGGACATCAACATCGGCTTCCTCGCGCTGGCGGTCAACGTGATCGTGTTCGCGCTGGTGAGCGCGCTGACCCAGCCGCGTCCGGTGGAGCAGACGCACGCGCCGGTGCACTGA
- a CDS encoding DUF3311 domain-containing protein, protein MLLRVLAALPFIGIVLGVPFVNRVEPLMFGMPFVLGWIVAWVVLTSVIMAIVYRLDPSNRQLAAIDGEEIRP, encoded by the coding sequence ATGTTGCTTCGTGTACTCGCCGCGTTGCCGTTCATCGGCATTGTGCTCGGCGTTCCGTTCGTCAATCGCGTCGAACCGCTGATGTTCGGCATGCCGTTCGTGCTGGGCTGGATCGTCGCGTGGGTCGTGCTCACCTCGGTGATCATGGCGATCGTCTATCGTCTCGACCCGTCCAACCGCCAACTCGCCGCCATCGACGGCGAGGAGATCCGCCCATGA
- a CDS encoding MarC family protein codes for MVESLISDILFGFTGLISIINPIGIAFVFLDRTASLTTEERTALARKIAINVVCVLLVAFFIGTPILHFFGISMQALRIGGGLAVAVGGWQMLNAPDTPPAEQPAVKRVDADNAMSKAFFPLTIPLTTGPGSIATAIALTANRTHKLSEFVLSSIASVVISLAVALTVYLIYSRAVIFARYLGVEGTKVAMRVSSFLLLCIGVQIMLTGFSEFLIPIATLQPVAK; via the coding sequence ATGGTCGAAAGTCTGATCTCGGACATTCTGTTTGGCTTCACCGGCCTCATCAGCATCATCAACCCGATCGGCATCGCCTTCGTGTTCCTCGACCGCACCGCGTCGCTGACTACCGAGGAGCGCACCGCGCTCGCCCGCAAGATCGCCATCAACGTGGTGTGCGTGCTGCTGGTGGCTTTCTTCATCGGCACGCCGATCCTGCATTTCTTCGGGATTTCGATGCAGGCGTTGCGGATCGGCGGCGGGCTCGCGGTGGCGGTGGGGGGCTGGCAGATGCTGAATGCGCCCGACACGCCGCCGGCCGAGCAACCGGCGGTGAAACGCGTCGACGCCGACAATGCGATGTCGAAGGCCTTCTTCCCGCTGACCATTCCGTTGACCACCGGGCCCGGTTCGATCGCGACCGCGATCGCGCTGACCGCGAACCGCACGCACAAGCTGTCGGAGTTCGTGCTGTCGAGCATCGCGTCGGTGGTGATCTCGCTCGCGGTGGCGCTCACCGTGTATCTGATCTACAGCCGCGCGGTGATCTTTGCGCGTTATCTCGGCGTGGAAGGCACCAAGGTCGCGATGCGGGTATCGTCGTTTCTGCTGCTGTGCATCGGCGTGCAGATCATGCTGACCGGCTTCTCCGAATTCCTGATTCCGATCGCGACCCTGCAGCCGGTGGCGAAATAA
- a CDS encoding cobalamin biosynthesis protein CobT, which yields MGTLHAPREAGDDRQVRDTRGFTFESTLSKIARVLTGQYGVTVAFSPDGPRVEPGRIVIPDYELSGGIERDVLIGYLDLLVARAKHASLAEMDAQPPGIAAKLAQVIDDRRVCGQLLDEYPGARWFIGKLREHAAERVRQRWPKLHWRDRLVWLVERTLWDETPTRTEAVHSLLAALHASQDLLLDARNSRSSAHSIAAAHALVERVRALSAGDVNSMVFTADPVEDIDTETAPSEAAPNDDDDDTVLPDHDGASAPPSARGGGAQADDAVGMGQSLSDAQAPATDSDGEAGPAVADTLRATLSIPLATEFDDLADLTGQGDSTAWRALRAQARADTAPLKEKLERALSADERTRWRREQERGEIDRTALARLATSPGYRTPFRTQRAHKGRDVAVTLLIDRSGSMAGRKIELARLCATALCDALTQLSFDCEVLGYCSVESEPLRRLYERQLAAGADLRRYNRFVERLDLKVYKRFGATDLSGIARIDCGHENPDGEALAWAATRLADHQAARRILMVFSDGYPSTGDGDPQVLRSDLRERVAAIGERGIELVGVGVLTDAVEDFYPHNVVVSRLVELPSTVFSVLSAMLLKR from the coding sequence GTGGGCACGCTGCACGCGCCGCGCGAGGCCGGCGACGATCGTCAGGTCCGCGATACGCGCGGCTTTACGTTCGAGTCCACGCTCAGCAAGATCGCCCGCGTACTGACCGGTCAATACGGCGTGACGGTGGCGTTCAGTCCGGATGGGCCGCGCGTCGAGCCAGGCCGCATCGTGATTCCGGACTACGAGTTGAGCGGCGGCATCGAACGCGATGTGTTGATCGGCTATCTGGATCTGCTGGTGGCGCGCGCGAAGCATGCGTCGCTTGCCGAGATGGATGCGCAGCCGCCGGGCATCGCCGCGAAGCTCGCGCAGGTGATCGACGACCGCCGCGTGTGCGGCCAGTTGCTCGACGAGTATCCGGGCGCGCGCTGGTTCATCGGCAAACTGCGCGAGCATGCCGCCGAGCGGGTCCGGCAGCGCTGGCCCAAGCTGCATTGGCGCGACCGGCTGGTCTGGCTGGTGGAGCGCACGCTATGGGACGAAACGCCGACCCGGACCGAGGCGGTGCATTCGCTGCTCGCCGCGCTGCACGCGTCGCAGGATCTGCTGCTCGACGCGCGCAACAGCCGTTCGAGCGCGCACAGCATCGCCGCCGCGCATGCGCTGGTGGAACGCGTGCGCGCGCTGTCGGCGGGCGACGTCAACAGCATGGTGTTCACCGCGGACCCGGTCGAGGACATCGACACGGAAACGGCGCCGAGCGAGGCCGCGCCCAACGACGATGACGACGACACCGTGCTGCCCGATCACGACGGCGCGAGCGCGCCGCCCTCGGCACGCGGCGGCGGCGCGCAGGCCGACGACGCGGTCGGCATGGGGCAATCGCTGTCGGACGCTCAGGCCCCGGCGACGGACAGCGACGGCGAAGCCGGTCCGGCCGTCGCCGATACGCTGCGCGCCACGCTCTCCATTCCGCTCGCCACCGAATTCGACGACCTCGCCGATCTCACCGGCCAGGGCGACAGCACCGCATGGCGCGCGCTGCGTGCGCAGGCCCGCGCGGACACCGCGCCGCTGAAGGAAAAACTCGAACGCGCGCTGAGCGCCGACGAGCGCACGCGCTGGCGCCGCGAACAGGAGCGCGGCGAGATCGACCGCACGGCGCTCGCCAGACTCGCCACCTCGCCCGGCTATCGCACGCCGTTCCGCACGCAGCGCGCCCACAAGGGTCGCGATGTGGCGGTGACGCTGCTGATCGACCGCAGCGGTTCGATGGCCGGCCGCAAGATCGAACTCGCGCGGCTCTGCGCGACGGCGTTGTGCGATGCGCTCACGCAGTTGTCGTTCGATTGCGAGGTGCTCGGCTACTGCTCGGTCGAATCGGAACCGTTGCGGCGGCTCTACGAACGGCAGCTTGCCGCGGGCGCCGATCTGCGGCGCTACAACCGCTTCGTCGAACGGCTCGATCTGAAGGTCTATAAACGCTTCGGCGCGACGGATCTCAGCGGCATCGCGCGGATCGACTGCGGGCACGAGAACCCGGATGGCGAAGCGCTCGCGTGGGCCGCGACGCGGCTCGCCGATCATCAGGCCGCGCGTCGCATCCTGATGGTGTTCTCCGACGGCTATCCGTCGACCGGCGACGGCGACCCGCAGGTGTTGCGCAGCGATCTGCGCGAACGGGTCGCGGCGATCGGCGAACGCGGCATCGAGCTGGTCGGGGTCGGCGTGCTGACCGACGCGGTGGAGGACTTCTATCCGCACAACGTGGTGGTGAGCCGGCTCGTCGAATTGCCGTCGACGGTGTTCTCCGTGTTGAGCGCGATGCTGCTCAAGCGTTGA
- a CDS encoding AAA family ATPase, with protein sequence MAAPDLTEDEHLGLYQRVTEHGAEWWRVSVADRPENYRLEHGVDDEHGAGAVDIDLVVDAENLRSKLKKWRREGFAIDTAGADGAAAAAERIAFMPALQRATASAAAARQQTRGAQAQTRQTVRVGHVDVICGADNPVATPLVPRINPAYLFSERFNDIVEDIVENRRVMLIGHTGAGKTSLIEQVAARSRHGVLRSNMNGQTTVGDFVGFWTVKGGETLWVDGVLPTAMREGLWLIVDEIDFAEPSILAALTAVLEPQGRLVLKEKGNEIVAPHPAFRLFATANAVGAMSQFRHLYQGANLMNEAFLDRWRVYLLDYLTPAEEADVLMRTLAPHMTRPLAVTLAAIAADCRAAFAREDLSSAFSTRRLLDWAELMLRTGDPERAAGPAIYAKVSPEDAALIRGIIRHHIAPAT encoded by the coding sequence ATGGCTGCGCCCGATCTGACCGAAGACGAACACCTTGGCCTTTATCAACGCGTGACGGAACACGGCGCCGAATGGTGGCGCGTGAGCGTCGCCGACCGGCCGGAGAATTACCGGCTAGAACATGGCGTCGACGATGAGCACGGCGCGGGCGCGGTCGATATCGATCTGGTGGTCGATGCGGAAAATCTGCGCTCCAAGTTGAAGAAATGGCGCCGCGAAGGTTTCGCGATCGACACGGCCGGCGCCGACGGCGCGGCGGCCGCCGCGGAACGCATCGCCTTCATGCCGGCACTGCAACGCGCGACGGCATCGGCCGCGGCGGCCAGGCAGCAAACGCGTGGCGCGCAGGCACAAACACGACAAACAGTACGCGTTGGCCACGTCGACGTGATTTGCGGCGCGGACAATCCGGTCGCCACGCCGCTCGTGCCGCGCATCAACCCGGCCTATCTGTTCTCCGAGCGCTTCAACGACATCGTCGAGGACATCGTCGAAAATCGGCGCGTGATGCTGATCGGCCATACGGGCGCCGGCAAGACCAGCCTGATCGAACAGGTGGCCGCGCGCTCGCGCCACGGCGTGCTGCGCTCGAACATGAACGGCCAGACGACGGTCGGCGATTTCGTCGGTTTCTGGACCGTCAAGGGCGGCGAAACGCTGTGGGTCGATGGCGTGCTGCCCACCGCGATGCGCGAAGGTCTTTGGCTGATTGTCGATGAAATCGATTTCGCGGAACCGTCGATTCTCGCCGCGCTGACCGCCGTGCTCGAACCGCAGGGCCGCCTCGTGCTGAAGGAGAAAGGCAACGAGATCGTCGCGCCGCATCCCGCGTTCCGGCTGTTCGCCACCGCGAACGCAGTCGGCGCGATGAGCCAGTTCCGGCATCTGTATCAGGGCGCCAATCTGATGAACGAGGCGTTTCTCGATCGCTGGCGCGTCTATCTGCTCGACTATCTGACACCCGCCGAAGAAGCCGACGTGCTGATGCGCACGCTCGCCCCGCACATGACACGCCCGTTGGCCGTCACGCTCGCCGCGATCGCCGCCGACTGCCGCGCGGCGTTCGCGCGCGAAGATCTGTCGAGCGCGTTCTCGACGCGGCGTCTGCTCGACTGGGCCGAGCTGATGCTGCGTACCGGCGATCCCGAACGCGCGGCCGGCCCCGCCATCTACGCGAAAGTGAGCCCGGAAGACGCCGCGCTGATTCGCGGCATCATTCGCCACCACATCGCGCCGGCCACCTGA
- a CDS encoding sugar dehydrogenase complex small subunit yields the protein MAADAPPFMSRRRWLQGALALTAASLAGSLTLKALADDTSAAPIDAFMSLSQALTARSTLDHDVGARLLAALQKSSPDLLAQLPALAGALAAGSADANQQALALKILEAWYLGTVDNAVVIYEQALMYDVVSDTLIVRSYCPNKPGFWAAKPIERQV from the coding sequence ATGGCGGCCGATGCGCCGCCCTTCATGTCGCGCCGCCGCTGGCTGCAGGGCGCGCTGGCCTTGACCGCCGCGAGCCTCGCCGGTTCGCTCACGCTCAAGGCGCTCGCCGACGATACGTCCGCCGCGCCCATCGATGCTTTCATGAGCCTGTCGCAAGCGCTGACCGCGCGCAGCACGCTCGACCACGACGTCGGCGCTCGACTGCTCGCGGCATTGCAGAAGTCATCGCCCGATCTGCTCGCGCAGTTGCCGGCGCTGGCCGGCGCGCTCGCCGCCGGTTCCGCCGATGCGAACCAGCAGGCGCTCGCGTTGAAGATCCTCGAAGCGTGGTATCTCGGCACCGTCGATAACGCCGTGGTGATCTACGAACAGGCGCTGATGTACGACGTGGTCTCCGACACGCTGATCGTCCGTTCGTACTGCCCCAACAAGCCCGGATTCTGGGCCGCCAAACCGATCGAAAGGCAAGTCTGA